The Coleofasciculus sp. FACHB-1120 sequence TAAGCATATTTCCTTGAGTCTTGAGCGTGATACTAAAGGATACTGCTGTCTGATTTCTAGAAATTTCTTTTGATGATTCTCCAAAAGATTGAGTTTTTTCGTCTCAGGATTTGAATTTGAACAATAATAAAGAAGATTAGAAGTTAATTGGGTCGATTTTTCAGAACCAACTCTCGGAAATGTTAGTTTCAGCAAAGCTGCTTGACGTTTAATCGTCATCTCGCCAACTCCAAGCCGTCTTGCTATTTGGTTGAGACTAATTGCCTCATCATCCCATAACCTTATCAAACTCAACTCCCAAAGTGTCCCATAAATTTTCTTATGTTTTGACTTCCGAAATTGATCTTCAGCACTAGCATCTGGACCTTTTCGAGAGTATGTGAAACCGCAGATACACTCGAATGTACCAACAGGGTAACTGCGTCTTTTGTAATAGGTTGTGAGGTGACATTCCTTAATCACTGACTGTTTGAAGTTTTGACAAACCGGATTGAGACAGGGCCAAGGTCCATCCCCAAAAGGTTTCAATTTAGCAGAAAGTTTCAAAACCTCTTCGGCCGTATATCCTAGAAAATTGATTGCTAGTAAATGACGAATAGGATGCCTTATCCTGCTGTTTTTCTTAAATAAAGCGGTAAGCCAATGATTCTTTGTCAGTTCGTTAATCTCACATTGAAGCAGTTTTAAAATTGTAGGAGAGTAGTGGCGCTTAAAGGCTTCTAGCAGTTCATCTTGGAAAATCCTACCTTTGAATGTAGAAAGACCACGCTCATACAAATTTTTGACATAAAAACTATGTAAATTATCACCACTTAAAAATAAGTTTTGCTGCTTCAAAAGCCAATCAGCATCACGAGAAATTTTGAGAAGATTTTCATGGTCTCTATCTGATAGATTCAATGAATATGGTTTAATTTCACTTATTGATTGTTCAGCAGAAATAAAGCTGTGTCTATTGTTATTGTTTCGTGCTAACACTCCGCTGTTCATTACTGCAA is a genomic window containing:
- a CDS encoding TnsD family Tn7-like transposition protein, yielding MNSGVLARNNNNRHSFISAEQSISEIKPYSLNLSDRDHENLLKISRDADWLLKQQNLFLSGDNLHSFYVKNLYERGLSTFKGRIFQDELLEAFKRHYSPTILKLLQCEINELTKNHWLTALFKKNSRIRHPIRHLLAINFLGYTAEEVLKLSAKLKPFGDGPWPCLNPVCQNFKQSVIKECHLTTYYKRRSYPVGTFECICGFTYSRKGPDASAEDQFRKSKHKKIYGTLWELSLIRLWDDEAISLNQIARRLGVGEMTIKRQAALLKLTFPRVGSEKSTQLTSNLLYYCSNSNPETKKLNLLENHQKKFLEIRQQYPLVSRSRLKEICLGTYDWLQANYPDWLETHLPPPISNKGKKSPSSEVDWEKRDIELAAKVKAAAVHIRSNLPSLVRVTVAQIGRDIGKYHQLHTQLDRLPLTAKVLAEMVETHEEFAVRKIERAAKGFLEENICPTQWQLLRRAKVHSRARPIATQQVKEAIDAALESLASIDAVSDAEKSSINDSRTLHEV